A window of Rhodococcus sp. SGAir0479 contains these coding sequences:
- a CDS encoding SRPBCC family protein: MRIAGTAQLLAPPEVVYDNLQDGRVLAATIPGVQSLEQLADNHYKLSITAGVASIKGTYDGEVILSQQNRPESFVLTASGSGAPGTVKADVTVRLEECEGGGTLLSYDADAVVGGMVGGVGQRMITGVAKKMAGVFFKGIDGVIVDGIPVAEAPADVVEAAEIVAGASPAAPVASAARAVGVSAVPARSGESVSAPALFASAAVGAALALTGVVVGGILARGGARR; encoded by the coding sequence ATGAGAATCGCCGGCACCGCGCAGCTGTTGGCTCCGCCCGAGGTCGTGTACGACAACCTGCAGGACGGGCGTGTGCTTGCCGCCACGATCCCGGGCGTGCAGTCGCTCGAGCAGCTCGCCGACAATCACTACAAGTTGTCGATCACGGCGGGCGTCGCCTCCATCAAGGGCACCTACGACGGAGAAGTGATTCTGTCGCAACAGAATCGGCCGGAGTCCTTCGTGCTCACCGCATCCGGCTCGGGCGCCCCGGGCACGGTGAAGGCCGACGTCACGGTGCGGCTCGAAGAGTGCGAGGGCGGCGGCACTCTGCTGAGCTACGACGCCGATGCCGTGGTCGGCGGCATGGTCGGTGGCGTCGGCCAGCGCATGATCACCGGTGTGGCCAAGAAGATGGCGGGCGTCTTCTTCAAGGGCATCGACGGTGTGATCGTCGACGGCATACCGGTGGCCGAGGCCCCGGCGGACGTCGTCGAAGCAGCCGAGATCGTCGCGGGTGCCTCGCCGGCCGCGCCCGTGGCGTCCGCGGCGCGCGCGGTCGGGGTGTCGGCCGTCCCCGCTCGGAGCGGCGAGTCCGTCTCCGCCCCAGCACTGTTCGCTTCGGCGGCGGTGGGGGCCGCGTTGGCCCTCACCGGCGTCGTGGTCGGCGGGATCCTCGCGCGCGGCGGCGCGCGAAGGTAG
- the cutA gene encoding aerobic carbon-monoxide dehydrogenase large subunit: MSVTKPQPAERPATAAASEVASEPDRYFGKPIPRSEDARLLSGNGRYLDDLGHNALIAAFVRSPHAHARITGIDTDAASELAGVHAIYTYEDLEADSAGMAENLPLLIPHPAITAPRNGYPLAKDEVNHVGEAIAMVVADNRYIAEDACALIEVGYEMLPPVVGIDVARRAENAVHADVPDNVAAHLQHGFGDVDAELASAPHRLTLDLEIERSASMPMEGKGVYARWDDDEQTLTFWTSTQTSTSARAAIAARLNMAHNKVHCIAPDVGGGFGVKIVHPWPEEVMVTWAARQLGRAGISSEVKWVEDRREHFVSSAHERGQLQQVTVGFDDEGRLLAFDFTFWHDNGAYLPYGIIVMLNTSTQVLGPYKPRSFRVDAYSLYTNTVLVTPYRGAGRPQAVFAMERSMDAIAQYLGKDVLAVREANLIRPEEMPYDFGLMFQDGRPLIYDTGDYQAGIDKLKELIDWDGFPEYKRRAEAQGRTVGIGVGAYVEGTGPGPYEGAHVLVETSGKVKAATGLTTQGQGHQTSFAQIVADDLGVPVSDVEIVTGDTRRFGYAVGTFASRGAVMSGSAFHVAAQMVAEKARKIAGEHLHLDPDDLELRGGHVCRKGTEPGATGTSIPLGVVAVLSNPLRYAFDESSRQATGFASTETDMTVPPVREGEQPGLEATGYYSPPTSTFASGVHAAIVETDPVTAEIHVRKYAVVHDCGNVINPRIVEGQVEGAVAQGIGGALYERIVYDEHGQMLNASYMDFLMPFVTEMPDSLDMDHTVTPSGLNPLGMKGAGEAGVIPTSAVIAAAIEDAEGIPIRSMPISPSELFELRLTHAASQSEENE, from the coding sequence ATGAGCGTCACCAAACCCCAGCCCGCCGAGCGCCCCGCCACGGCCGCGGCGTCCGAGGTGGCGTCCGAGCCGGACCGGTACTTCGGCAAGCCGATTCCCCGGAGTGAGGACGCGCGCCTGCTCAGCGGCAACGGGCGGTACCTCGACGACCTCGGCCACAATGCCCTGATCGCGGCCTTCGTACGCTCACCGCACGCGCACGCGCGGATCACCGGGATCGACACCGATGCCGCCTCGGAGCTGGCCGGGGTGCACGCGATCTACACCTACGAGGACCTCGAGGCGGACTCGGCCGGTATGGCGGAGAACCTGCCGCTCCTGATCCCGCACCCCGCGATCACGGCACCCCGCAACGGGTATCCGCTGGCCAAGGACGAGGTCAACCACGTCGGCGAGGCCATCGCGATGGTCGTCGCGGACAACCGGTACATCGCCGAGGACGCCTGCGCGCTGATCGAGGTGGGCTACGAGATGCTGCCGCCCGTCGTCGGCATCGACGTGGCGCGCCGCGCCGAGAATGCCGTCCACGCCGATGTCCCCGACAACGTCGCCGCGCACCTGCAGCACGGCTTCGGTGACGTCGACGCCGAGTTGGCCTCGGCCCCGCACCGGCTGACGTTGGACCTCGAGATCGAGCGGTCCGCCTCGATGCCGATGGAAGGCAAGGGCGTCTACGCGCGGTGGGACGACGACGAGCAGACCCTCACCTTCTGGACCTCCACACAGACGTCGACCTCGGCGCGCGCCGCCATCGCGGCGCGACTGAACATGGCGCACAACAAGGTGCACTGCATCGCGCCCGACGTCGGTGGCGGTTTCGGCGTGAAGATCGTGCACCCCTGGCCGGAGGAGGTGATGGTCACGTGGGCCGCACGCCAACTCGGCCGCGCGGGAATCTCCAGTGAGGTCAAGTGGGTGGAGGACCGCCGCGAACATTTCGTGTCGAGCGCTCACGAGCGCGGCCAGCTCCAGCAGGTCACGGTCGGATTCGACGACGAAGGCAGGCTGCTGGCCTTCGACTTCACGTTCTGGCACGACAACGGCGCGTACCTGCCCTACGGCATCATCGTCATGCTGAACACCTCCACGCAGGTGCTCGGGCCGTACAAGCCGAGATCCTTCCGGGTGGACGCGTACTCGCTGTACACCAACACCGTGCTGGTGACGCCCTACCGGGGTGCGGGGCGCCCCCAGGCCGTGTTCGCGATGGAACGCTCGATGGATGCCATCGCCCAGTACCTCGGCAAGGACGTCCTCGCGGTCCGTGAGGCCAATCTCATTCGGCCGGAGGAGATGCCGTACGACTTCGGTCTGATGTTCCAGGACGGGCGGCCGCTCATCTACGACACCGGGGACTACCAGGCCGGGATCGACAAGCTGAAGGAGCTGATCGACTGGGACGGCTTCCCCGAGTACAAGCGGCGAGCCGAGGCGCAGGGTCGCACCGTCGGTATCGGCGTCGGCGCGTACGTCGAGGGCACCGGGCCGGGACCGTACGAGGGCGCCCACGTCCTCGTCGAGACCTCCGGGAAGGTCAAGGCCGCAACGGGTCTGACCACGCAGGGCCAGGGACACCAGACGTCCTTCGCGCAGATCGTCGCCGACGATCTGGGGGTGCCCGTCTCCGACGTCGAGATCGTCACGGGCGATACCAGACGGTTCGGGTACGCCGTCGGCACGTTCGCGTCACGCGGTGCGGTCATGTCGGGTTCCGCCTTCCACGTCGCGGCGCAGATGGTCGCGGAGAAGGCACGGAAGATCGCCGGTGAGCACCTGCACCTGGATCCGGACGATCTGGAACTGCGCGGCGGGCACGTCTGCCGGAAGGGCACGGAACCCGGTGCCACCGGCACGTCGATACCGCTCGGTGTGGTCGCGGTGCTGTCGAATCCGCTGCGGTACGCGTTCGACGAGTCGTCGCGGCAGGCGACGGGATTCGCGTCCACCGAGACGGACATGACCGTGCCCCCGGTCCGGGAAGGCGAACAGCCGGGCCTGGAGGCCACCGGCTACTACTCGCCGCCGACGTCGACCTTCGCGTCCGGTGTGCACGCCGCGATCGTCGAGACCGACCCGGTCACCGCCGAGATCCACGTGCGGAAGTACGCGGTGGTGCACGACTGCGGCAACGTCATCAATCCCCGCATCGTCGAAGGGCAGGTCGAGGGCGCTGTCGCGCAGGGGATCGGCGGCGCGTTGTACGAGAGGATCGTCTACGACGAGCACGGGCAGATGCTCAACGCGTCGTACATGGATTTCCTGATGCCCTTCGTCACCGAGATGCCCGACTCCCTCGACATGGACCACACCGTCACCCCGTCCGGTCTCAATCCGCTCGGCATGAAGGGCGCCGGCGAGGCTGGCGTGATCCCGACGTCGGCGGTCATCGCCGCCGCGATCGAGGATGCCGAGGGCATCCCGATCCGGTCCATGCCGATATCACCTTCCGAGTTGTTCGAGCTGCGTCTGACGCACGCAGCGTCCCAGAGCGAGGAGAACGAATGA
- a CDS encoding (2Fe-2S)-binding protein → MTKTTRGIDEQLADLQEETGEQHVAVTFTLNSVTQTVILPSRTLASDAIRHHLRRTGTHVGCEHGVCGACTVLLDGKPVRSCLVLAASLESRSVTTVEGLVEPDGTLHPVQQAFVDCHGLQCGFCTPGFVTTIAAFLEENPSPTREEATEAIAGNLCRCTGYQNIRAAVLRAAEITRERAGGSPLGPDDAAARASLEGKVRGTTAPVGGKAGRA, encoded by the coding sequence ATGACGAAGACGACACGGGGCATCGACGAGCAACTCGCCGACCTGCAGGAGGAGACCGGCGAACAGCATGTGGCGGTGACCTTCACCCTGAACTCGGTGACCCAGACGGTGATCCTGCCGTCGAGGACGCTCGCGTCGGACGCGATCCGGCATCACCTCCGCCGGACCGGAACCCACGTGGGATGCGAGCACGGCGTGTGCGGCGCGTGCACGGTGCTGCTCGACGGCAAGCCGGTGCGATCGTGCCTGGTGCTCGCGGCGAGTCTGGAGAGCAGGTCCGTCACGACGGTGGAGGGCCTCGTCGAGCCCGACGGGACATTGCATCCCGTGCAGCAGGCATTCGTCGACTGTCACGGTCTCCAGTGCGGTTTCTGCACACCGGGATTCGTGACGACGATCGCGGCGTTCCTCGAGGAGAATCCGTCCCCCACCCGGGAGGAGGCGACCGAGGCGATTGCCGGCAACCTGTGCCGGTGCACCGGGTACCAGAACATTCGGGCGGCGGTCCTGCGGGCGGCGGAGATCACGCGCGAGCGTGCGGGTGGCTCGCCCCTGGGGCCCGACGACGCGGCCGCCCGGGCCTCCCTCGAGGGCAAGGTCCGCGGCACCACCGCGCCGGTGGGCGGAAAGGCGGGACGGGCATGA
- a CDS encoding FAD binding domain-containing protein has translation MKPSPLTYHRPGSIDEACTVLAQVAHEGKVLAGGQSLIPLLSMRLAAPAHLVDIGALPDLDAVTASGQSGVTFGALTRHAALEADPAAARVQPLLGRALRLVAHPTIRNRGTTVGSIVHADPSAEMPAVVALLGGTVTARSVRGTREIPAAELFVGPLESALEPDEIATSVTVPAARPGVGTAIDEIARRHGDYALVGVAAQVRVEGGVVTSARMAYVSAGELGDVVDYTDVLGGASASDARDPLWQALSERARETIETEADIHATAGYRSQLVAALTARVGFAAAQDATSVRVNELVSVGGA, from the coding sequence ATGAAACCGTCGCCACTGACTTACCACCGGCCCGGGTCGATCGACGAGGCGTGCACGGTATTGGCGCAGGTAGCGCACGAGGGCAAGGTACTCGCGGGTGGGCAGTCGCTGATTCCGCTGCTGTCGATGCGGCTCGCGGCGCCTGCGCACCTCGTGGACATCGGTGCCCTCCCCGACCTGGACGCCGTCACCGCCTCCGGACAGTCGGGTGTCACGTTCGGGGCGCTCACCCGCCACGCGGCCCTCGAGGCCGACCCGGCCGCAGCGCGCGTGCAACCGTTGCTCGGCCGCGCCCTACGCCTCGTCGCGCACCCGACGATTCGCAATCGCGGCACGACCGTCGGTTCCATCGTGCACGCCGACCCCTCGGCGGAGATGCCGGCCGTGGTGGCGTTGCTCGGCGGGACGGTGACGGCGCGGTCCGTCCGGGGCACCCGCGAGATCCCCGCGGCCGAACTGTTCGTCGGACCGCTCGAATCGGCGCTCGAGCCGGACGAGATCGCCACGAGTGTCACGGTGCCGGCCGCGCGCCCCGGCGTCGGTACCGCGATCGACGAGATCGCCCGCAGGCACGGTGACTACGCGCTCGTCGGTGTGGCCGCGCAGGTCCGCGTCGAGGGCGGTGTCGTCACGTCGGCCCGCATGGCGTACGTGTCCGCGGGCGAACTCGGCGACGTCGTCGACTACACCGACGTTCTCGGCGGCGCGTCCGCGAGCGACGCCCGGGATCCGCTGTGGCAGGCGCTGTCCGAGAGGGCGCGCGAGACGATCGAGACCGAGGCCGACATCCACGCCACGGCCGGGTACCGCTCGCAGTTGGTTGCCGCCCTGACCGCACGTGTCGGATTTGCCGCGGCGCAGGACGCGACGAGTGTCCGCGTGAACGAACTGGTTTCGGTGGGAGGAGCGTGA
- a CDS encoding uracil-xanthine permease family protein codes for MPMWTLHGDGKTIEPGQVVAPDERLTWGRTIGLGGQHVVSMFGATFVFPIIMGLNPQLAVMLSGFCTLFFLLVVKGRIPSYLGTSAAFVGGIAAIRAQGGTSAQVTGAIMVSGLVLAAIGVAVHFLGGGVVFKILPPVVTGAVVMLIGFNLAPVVAGTYWPQDQWVALIVMVVLVVSSVVLRGFLGRVAIFLSLLFGYGLSWVLDRFGPVTSYDPTAGEVTEHFRVNWDGVASAPWFGLPPFSDEANGVVGIHAPSFSLTFIVLVLPGVIALIAENAGHVKAVAEITGTDLDPMMGRALAADGFATAIATGVGGSPTTTYAENIGVMAATKVYSTAAYAAAGVIAMLLGFSPKFGAVISATPGGVLGGITVVLYGIIGLLGAKIWKENGVDFGNPLNLMPVAAGLIIAIGDTTLRFTDTFSLSGIALGTIVVIVMYHLCRAIAPRDTDTEPTRPTNSAPQPDTDPDEGARVPAPSV; via the coding sequence ATGCCCATGTGGACGTTGCACGGAGACGGTAAGACCATCGAACCGGGACAAGTGGTCGCGCCCGATGAACGATTGACCTGGGGCCGCACGATCGGGCTCGGCGGACAGCACGTCGTCTCCATGTTCGGCGCCACGTTCGTGTTCCCCATCATCATGGGACTCAATCCGCAACTGGCAGTGATGTTGTCGGGGTTCTGCACGCTGTTCTTCCTGCTGGTGGTGAAGGGCCGGATCCCGAGTTACCTCGGCACGTCGGCCGCGTTCGTCGGCGGTATCGCCGCCATCCGCGCGCAGGGCGGTACCTCGGCCCAGGTGACCGGCGCGATCATGGTGTCCGGCCTGGTGCTCGCCGCGATCGGTGTGGCCGTCCACTTCCTCGGCGGCGGTGTCGTGTTCAAGATCCTTCCCCCCGTCGTGACCGGTGCGGTGGTCATGCTGATCGGCTTCAACCTGGCGCCGGTCGTCGCCGGCACCTACTGGCCGCAGGACCAGTGGGTGGCGCTGATCGTGATGGTCGTGCTGGTGGTGTCGAGCGTGGTGCTCCGAGGGTTTCTGGGCCGGGTCGCGATCTTCCTGTCCCTGTTGTTCGGGTACGGACTGTCCTGGGTGCTCGACCGATTCGGGCCGGTCACGTCCTACGATCCGACGGCCGGCGAAGTCACCGAACACTTCCGCGTCAACTGGGACGGTGTCGCGTCCGCGCCCTGGTTCGGGTTGCCGCCCTTCTCGGACGAGGCCAACGGCGTCGTGGGCATCCACGCCCCGTCGTTCAGCCTCACGTTCATCGTCCTGGTCCTGCCCGGAGTCATCGCCCTGATCGCCGAGAACGCCGGCCACGTGAAGGCCGTCGCCGAGATCACCGGGACGGATCTCGACCCGATGATGGGACGCGCGCTGGCCGCAGACGGTTTCGCGACCGCCATCGCCACCGGCGTCGGCGGCTCGCCCACCACCACGTACGCGGAGAACATCGGCGTCATGGCGGCCACCAAGGTGTACTCCACCGCGGCGTACGCCGCGGCCGGGGTGATCGCGATGCTGCTGGGATTCTCGCCGAAGTTCGGAGCCGTCATCTCCGCGACCCCGGGAGGTGTCCTCGGCGGCATCACCGTCGTCCTGTACGGCATCATCGGCCTGCTCGGCGCCAAGATCTGGAAGGAGAACGGTGTCGACTTCGGCAACCCCCTCAACCTGATGCCGGTCGCCGCCGGTCTGATCATCGCGATCGGCGACACCACGCTGAGGTTCACCGACACCTTCTCGCTCAGCGGCATCGCCCTCGGCACGATCGTCGTCATCGTGATGTACCACCTGTGCCGCGCGATCGCGCCCCGGGACACCGACACCGAGCCCACTCGCCCGACGAATTCGGCGCCCCAACCGGACACCGACCCCGACGAGGGCGCGCGTGTCCCGGCCCCCTCGGTGTGA
- a CDS encoding helix-turn-helix domain-containing protein, protein MTASNTFAPVPLDTLLASGLLPGAALVTERPAAAGAITNVAVMAVPDVGPWLRRDQLLVTSGSVLARLASVSDFVARLDRRGVAALAVRLDTGPDLPRELADAATEAGIPVVTFTAACCSGHEISRSLDRMAARQIDAVLAADHVRHDLMSVVMTGGGHRELAAALARALGGAVLVTTPDGRQISRAGEDADLCRLTASSALDATGRLRTDSVEGGLGRRELGNGFIAVSAVSANGIDHGRLAFFTASRSLADEELYLVERAAEVCALVVTRELAVAAVEEKHRANFVRDLLRGRGGDPDRVVAHARTFGWDLSRPIVVLAIEPDPVDTDAAAAPNRMPVVERQARAFSGAVAARDPGAVVTALSTETVVLMGEGADTMTLVHELVAHVRGAGGGGRRPFGVGVSRVSASVDDLPALYSQARTALEVGRRISGEWAVTHFDELGVYRLLSLVDEPEELESFARETLRELTEDTAEAQDMRRTLEVLLATNINIAETARQLHFHYNTLRYRVVKLEKMLGPFTAHPALRLDLSLALKIIAMRGINS, encoded by the coding sequence GTGACGGCGTCGAACACGTTCGCACCGGTTCCGCTCGATACCCTGCTGGCATCCGGACTCCTGCCCGGAGCGGCGCTGGTCACCGAACGTCCGGCCGCCGCGGGGGCGATCACGAACGTCGCCGTGATGGCAGTACCGGACGTCGGGCCGTGGCTTCGCCGCGACCAGCTGCTCGTCACGTCCGGCAGCGTCCTGGCGCGGCTGGCGTCGGTGTCCGACTTCGTCGCCCGGCTCGACCGACGCGGTGTCGCCGCTCTCGCGGTGCGGCTGGACACCGGCCCCGACCTTCCGCGCGAGCTGGCGGACGCCGCGACCGAGGCCGGAATCCCCGTGGTGACGTTCACGGCGGCCTGCTGTTCCGGGCACGAGATCTCCCGGTCCCTCGACCGCATGGCGGCCCGCCAGATCGACGCGGTGTTGGCCGCCGACCATGTGCGGCACGATCTGATGTCGGTGGTGATGACGGGCGGTGGTCACCGGGAGCTCGCCGCGGCGCTCGCGCGGGCGCTCGGTGGCGCGGTGCTCGTCACGACTCCGGACGGCCGGCAGATCAGCCGGGCCGGGGAGGACGCCGATCTGTGCCGGCTGACGGCCAGTAGTGCGCTCGACGCGACGGGACGGCTGCGGACGGACTCCGTGGAGGGCGGGCTGGGGCGGCGTGAGCTCGGCAACGGGTTCATCGCCGTCTCCGCGGTCTCCGCGAACGGCATCGATCACGGACGGCTCGCGTTCTTCACGGCGTCCCGCTCACTGGCCGACGAGGAGTTGTACCTCGTCGAGCGGGCCGCGGAGGTGTGCGCGCTGGTGGTGACCCGCGAACTCGCAGTCGCGGCCGTCGAGGAGAAGCATCGGGCGAACTTCGTCCGCGACCTGCTGCGTGGCCGTGGCGGCGACCCCGACCGGGTGGTGGCGCACGCCAGGACGTTCGGGTGGGATCTGTCGCGCCCGATCGTCGTCCTCGCGATCGAACCGGACCCCGTCGACACGGACGCCGCCGCGGCCCCGAACCGGATGCCGGTCGTCGAGAGGCAGGCGCGAGCGTTCTCCGGCGCCGTCGCGGCGCGTGATCCCGGGGCGGTGGTGACCGCGCTCTCGACGGAAACCGTGGTCCTGATGGGGGAGGGCGCCGACACGATGACCCTCGTCCACGAACTCGTCGCCCACGTGCGCGGCGCGGGCGGCGGGGGCCGTCGGCCGTTCGGTGTGGGCGTATCGCGCGTCTCGGCCTCCGTGGACGACCTTCCCGCGCTCTACAGCCAGGCGCGGACCGCGCTCGAGGTGGGTCGGCGCATCTCCGGGGAGTGGGCCGTGACGCACTTCGACGAGCTGGGGGTGTACCGACTACTCAGCCTCGTCGACGAACCCGAGGAGCTCGAGTCCTTCGCGCGGGAGACGTTGCGGGAACTCACCGAGGACACCGCCGAGGCGCAGGACATGCGCCGCACCCTCGAGGTCCTTCTGGCGACGAACATCAACATCGCGGAAACCGCGCGGCAGTTGCACTTTCACTACAACACCCTGCGCTATCGGGTCGTGAAGCTGGAGAAGATGCTCGGGCCCTTCACCGCGCACCCCGCTCTGCGTCTCGATCTCTCACTCGCGCTGAAGATCATCGCCATGCGTGGCATCAATTCCTAA
- a CDS encoding XdhC family protein produces MRDILTELTAWFDRGEAFALATVVRTWKSSPRTPGAAMAVSTAGEVLGSVSGGCVESAVYESAIEVLADGCSRTEVFCVADDDAIGVGLTCGGTIEVFVQRVDRAAYPQFAEVARLVREGEPVAVVTATDSGRPARHTVVTAASSRGAVEVAESEVADIRSRSAAGTSTVYAFEPATGSCASAMVEVFAPRPRMYVFGAVDFAAAMCTLGSFAGYHVTVVDARPVFATRARFPGADEVVVMWPHRFLEAAPVDAHTVMAVLTHDEKFDIPLLERALRSDASYVGAMGSRATHERRVALLRERGLTDDELGRLHSPIGLDLGARTPEETAVSILAEMMKVARSATALELRDLDGPIHRDRRSDVRPADCPA; encoded by the coding sequence ATGCGCGACATCCTGACGGAACTCACGGCGTGGTTCGACCGGGGCGAGGCGTTCGCGCTCGCGACGGTCGTGCGCACGTGGAAGTCGTCACCACGCACGCCCGGCGCGGCGATGGCGGTGTCCACGGCCGGCGAGGTCCTCGGCAGCGTGTCCGGGGGATGCGTCGAGAGCGCCGTGTACGAGTCGGCAATCGAGGTCCTCGCCGACGGATGCAGCCGGACGGAGGTGTTCTGCGTGGCCGACGACGATGCCATCGGGGTGGGGCTGACGTGCGGCGGGACGATCGAGGTGTTCGTGCAACGGGTCGACCGTGCCGCGTACCCGCAGTTCGCCGAGGTGGCACGCCTCGTCCGCGAGGGTGAGCCCGTCGCGGTGGTGACCGCCACGGATTCGGGGCGGCCGGCTCGCCACACCGTGGTCACCGCGGCCTCCTCGCGGGGGGCGGTGGAGGTGGCCGAGTCGGAAGTCGCCGACATCCGCTCGCGGTCGGCGGCAGGCACGTCGACGGTCTACGCGTTCGAACCGGCGACAGGGTCGTGCGCGTCGGCCATGGTCGAGGTGTTCGCGCCGCGGCCGCGGATGTACGTGTTCGGCGCGGTCGACTTCGCGGCGGCGATGTGCACGCTCGGCTCCTTCGCGGGCTACCACGTGACCGTCGTGGACGCCCGCCCGGTGTTCGCCACCCGGGCCCGGTTCCCCGGCGCGGACGAGGTGGTCGTGATGTGGCCGCACCGATTCCTCGAGGCCGCGCCCGTCGACGCGCACACGGTGATGGCCGTTCTCACGCACGACGAGAAGTTCGACATTCCACTGCTCGAACGCGCGCTCCGCTCGGACGCCTCGTACGTGGGGGCCATGGGCAGTCGGGCCACCCACGAGCGCCGCGTCGCCTTGCTGCGGGAGAGGGGCCTGACCGACGACGAACTGGGCCGACTGCACTCGCCGATCGGCCTCGACCTCGGCGCGCGAACGCCCGAAGAGACCGCGGTGTCGATCCTCGCGGAGATGATGAAGGTGGCACGCTCGGCAACGGCACTCGAACTGCGTGATCTCGACGGCCCGATCCACCGGGACCGGCGGAGCGATGTCCGCCCCGCGGACTGCCCGGCTTGA
- a CDS encoding amidase, with protein sequence MAGFGGGRIGSTARDIARAVTGREVSARAVIEEHLDHIENCNPRWNAVVTVPAEQALAAADRLDRRLAHGDPVGPLAGVPFTVKDLIATAGVRTTAGSRALAANVPAADAPAVAAMKDAGAILVGKTNTPEFGASGLTHNDLFGYTRNPLGTEADPRSPGGSSGGEAAALAAGMSAVGLGTDFGGSVRWPAHCTGLSSIRPTSGRVSADGQYPGVAAGDRVLANPATVHGVVQTIGPLARTLDDAALVLRVVSSRRFRWADPADVEVDGLDITWARGEGTVPVEAEIVAAVAETAGGLGARRYAGSALPRANDLFGRLRATETAADIEAYGAPSDFGANIRAMLAAGSGRRSHRDVEELWAQRARLTAGLLDEMGDVLVLPVASITAPPLGLETFTVDGHSLTWQDALACCRAISVTGLPSVVVPVATASDGLPIGVQVIARPWQEHVALAVAHSVRRTSTYRSSHEEASRCATS encoded by the coding sequence GTGGCAGGATTCGGAGGCGGTCGGATCGGATCGACCGCGCGTGACATCGCTCGCGCAGTAACCGGACGCGAGGTATCGGCGCGCGCCGTGATCGAGGAGCACCTGGACCACATCGAAAACTGCAACCCCCGGTGGAACGCGGTGGTCACGGTGCCGGCGGAGCAGGCGTTGGCGGCGGCGGACCGCCTCGATCGCCGGCTGGCCCACGGTGACCCGGTCGGCCCGCTCGCCGGTGTGCCGTTCACCGTCAAGGATCTGATCGCCACCGCCGGCGTCCGGACGACGGCAGGGTCGCGGGCACTCGCGGCGAACGTGCCCGCGGCCGACGCCCCGGCGGTGGCGGCGATGAAGGACGCCGGCGCAATCCTGGTGGGCAAGACCAACACCCCGGAGTTCGGGGCGAGCGGTCTGACGCACAACGACCTGTTCGGCTACACCCGCAACCCCCTGGGCACCGAAGCGGACCCGCGCTCTCCGGGCGGGTCGAGCGGCGGGGAGGCGGCCGCTCTCGCGGCCGGGATGAGCGCGGTGGGCCTCGGGACCGACTTCGGCGGCTCCGTCCGCTGGCCCGCGCACTGCACCGGCCTCAGTTCCATTCGCCCGACGTCGGGCCGGGTGAGCGCGGACGGCCAGTACCCGGGAGTGGCCGCCGGCGACCGGGTGCTGGCCAACCCCGCGACCGTGCACGGCGTCGTGCAGACGATCGGCCCGCTGGCGCGGACCCTCGACGACGCCGCGCTGGTCCTGCGGGTCGTGTCGTCCCGTCGGTTCCGGTGGGCCGATCCGGCGGACGTGGAGGTGGACGGGCTCGACATCACCTGGGCGCGCGGGGAGGGCACCGTTCCCGTCGAAGCGGAAATCGTTGCCGCGGTTGCGGAGACGGCCGGCGGACTCGGGGCCCGACGGTACGCGGGTTCGGCCCTCCCGCGGGCGAACGACCTGTTCGGACGACTGCGCGCCACCGAGACCGCGGCGGACATCGAGGCGTACGGCGCACCGTCCGACTTCGGGGCGAATATCCGGGCGATGCTGGCGGCGGGGTCGGGACGACGAAGCCACCGCGACGTCGAGGAGTTGTGGGCGCAGCGAGCGCGTCTCACCGCCGGGCTGCTCGACGAGATGGGAGACGTCCTCGTGCTCCCGGTCGCCTCGATCACCGCGCCCCCGCTCGGGCTCGAGACGTTCACGGTCGACGGCCACTCGCTGACCTGGCAGGATGCGCTCGCATGCTGTCGGGCGATCAGCGTCACCGGACTTCCGTCCGTCGTCGTCCCGGTCGCGACGGCGTCCGACGGGTTGCCGATCGGCGTCCAGGTGATCGCGCGGCCGTGGCAGGAACACGTCGCACTCGCCGTGGCGCACAGTGTCCGCCGGACCAGTACCTACCGATCATCACACGAGGAGGCTTCGCGATGCGCGACATCCTGA